The following are encoded together in the Bos taurus isolate L1 Dominette 01449 registration number 42190680 breed Hereford chromosome 12, ARS-UCD2.0, whole genome shotgun sequence genome:
- the LOC132346804 gene encoding collagen alpha-1(IX) chain-like: MAAADWTSKPRYDPVAPLAPARGPTDARSEVELESSSPRASGNRAGSKATWRPRLPAGPPAPPARPAPPARGPRRSPSPSAPPHRADFRFPGRRAGGAAAPGPRRPPRPQGRSGGPGAAAGGSRAREAGLEGRAAADVGVKPPPPPPSQSREQAAEREEDAVVSAARSGARGLRGTCREGAGSGRASAPGLRDLPGRRGSGVPGPTRAAHVPGDPAGAPFPRSALDFPVDPRAPRPPARRGHRPGKVVLLCPASHVTQPPGSARRRAGRRRLTLWADRDPEPPKRELRSRLLSGETGLHPCARGAPLSGRSDGGRPPLTPASA, from the exons ATGGCGGCGGCCGACTGGACCTCAAAGCCGCGATACGACCCCGTGGCCCCCCTGGCGCCGGCTCGCGGCCCTACGGA CGCCCGCTCTGAAGTCGAGCTAGAGTCGAGCTCACCACGGGCCTCCGGGAACCGAGCGGGCAGTAAAGCAACGTGGAGGCCCCGACTCCCGGCCGGCCCTCCGGCCCCGCCAGCCCGGCCAGCCCCGCCCGCTCGCGGCCCCCGGCGGTCCCCGAGCCCGAGCGCGCCGCCGCACCGCGCCGACTTCCGCTTCCCCGGCCGGCGGGCGGGAGGCGCTGCAGCCCCGGGCCCGCGCCGCCCGCCCCGGCCGCAGGGGCGCTCCGGAGGCCCGGGGGCCGCCGCCGGCGGCAGTCGGGCACGGGAGGCGGGGCTGGAGGGCAGGGCCGCGGCAGACGTGGGTGTTAAGCCGCCACCCCCGCCGCCGAGCCAGAGCCGAGAGCAGGCGGCGGAGCGCGAGGAGGACGCGGTGGTAAGCGCAGCCCGGTCAGGCGCTCGCGGACTGCGGGGAACCTGCCGGGAGGGAGCGGGGAGCGGGCGGGCCTCGGCGCCCGGGCTGCGTGACCTTCCCGGGCGGCGGGGATCCGGAGTCCCCGGGCCCACACGCGCCGCCCACGTGCCCGGGGATCCCGCGGGCGCCCCTTTCCCGCGCTCGGCCCTGGACTTCCCCGTAGACCCTCGGGCCCCGCGGCCTCCTGCGCGCCGCGGTCACCGCCCGGGAAAGGTTGTCCTCCTTTGCCCCGCTAGTCATGTCACCCAGCCTCCTGGGTCCGCGCGGCGCCGCGCAGGGCGGAGGCGC CTAACCCTTTGGGCGGACCGGGATCCCGAGCCCCCGAAGCGGGAGCTCCGGTCTCGGCTGCTAAGCGGCGAGACTGGTTTGCATCCTTGCGCCCGTGGGGCGCCCCTCTCTGGGCGCTCTGATGGCGGGCggcctcccctcaccccagctTCGGCCTGA
- the LOC101905818 gene encoding LOW QUALITY PROTEIN: testis-specific Y-encoded-like protein 5 (The sequence of the model RefSeq protein was modified relative to this genomic sequence to represent the inferred CDS: inserted 1 base in 1 codon) → MSGRSKGRRSSRAKGRGKSRAKGRVRAAPDDAPRDPDPPECQRLGEETKAAQVXAGAVWGGPEGAAPAPPRRPGEEAACRLPLDCGLALRARAAGTRGQAVTRPCPVKATSLPERLVSDTVFMGTMGTVARPRNGPRVGSRRGPAAKKAPDTCSAVGRGSAALAGGKPKKGAAAEAASVPVGEEKVENVRSGPPATEGSMDTLENVQRKLETMNAQADRAYLRLSRKFGQLLLHQLERRNFLIQNIPGFWGQAFRNHPQLSSFLNNQDKEVLSFLNSLEVEELGLVRLGYKIKFYFGRNPYFQNKVLIKEYGCRPSGQVVSRSTPIQQLPGHDLQTLSQGNPDNSRSFFGWFSNHSSIESDKTVEIINEELWPNPFQYYLMSEGARAEKGKEGRPGPARPPGETPAPGVNKSS, encoded by the exons ATGAGCGGCCGGAGTAAGGGGAGAAGGTCCTCCCGCGCCAAAGGCCGTGGCAAGAGCCGCGCCAAAGGCCGAGTCCGCGCCGCGCCTGACGACGCCCCACGCGACCCGGACCCTCCAGAGTGCCAGAGGCTCGGGGAGGAGACCAAGGCGGCACAGG AAGCTGGCGCGGTTTGGGGTGGCCCGGAAGGCGCTGCGCCGGCGCCGCCCCGCCGGCCCGGGGAAGAGGCTGCCTGCCGGCTGCCCCTAGATTGTGGCCTCGCGCTCCGGGCCCGGGCGGCGGGGACTCGCGGGCAGGCGGTGACCAGGCCCTGCCCGGTCAAGGCCACATCCCTCCCGGAGCGTCTGGTGAGCGACACCGTCTTCATGGGAACCATGGGCACCGTGGCGAGGCCGAGAAACGGGCCCCGCGTCGGAAGCCGGCGCGGCCCCGCCGCGAAGAAGGCCCCAGATACCTGTAGTGCGGTGGGAAGGGGGTCTGCGGCCTTGGCCGGTGGGAAGCCAAAGAAAGGGGCCGCGGCGGAGGCCGCCTCCGTCCCCGTGGGCGAGGAGAAGGTGGAGAACGTGCGGTCAGGGCCCCCGGCGACAGAGGGCAGCATGGATACGCTGGAGAACGTCCAGCGGAAGCTGGAGACCATGAACGCCCAGGCGGACCGGGCCTACCTGCGGCTCTCCCGCAAGTTTGGGCAGTTGCTGCTGCACCAGCTAGAGCGCAGGAACTTCCTTATCCAGAATATTCCAGGCTTCTGGGGGCAGGCCTTTCGGAACCACCCCCAGCTCTCGTCCTTCCTGAATAACCAGGATAAAGAGGTCCTCAGCTTCTTGAATAGCTTGGAGGTGGAAGAGCTTGGCCTGGTGAGACTGGGCTACAAAATCAAGTTCTACTTCGGGCGCAACCCCTATTTCCAAAATAAGGTGCTCATCAAGGAATACGGGTGCCGCCCTTCGGGTCAGGTGGTGTCTCGTTCCACTCCAATCCAGCAGCTCCCCGGGCACGACCTCCAGACCCTTAGCCAGGGGAACCCTGACAACAGCCGGAGCTTCTTTGGGTGGTTTTCAAACCACAGCTCCATCGAGTCTGACAAGACTGTGGAGATAATCAACGAGGAATTGTGGCCCAATCCCTTCCAGTACTACCTGATGAGTGAAGGGGCCCgtgcagagaaaggaaaggagggcaGGCCGGGTCCTGCGAGGCCGCCAGGGGAGACCCCGGCACCTGGGGTAAACAAGTCCAGCTGA